Proteins encoded by one window of Candidatus Aramenus sp. CH1:
- a CDS encoding minichromosome maintenance protein MCM, protein METQVDVGSLFEDFLKNFQNPPGKFKYAEQLNEMVAFRRRSLTVDFNDLFSFNESLANALISNPLQTLSAFEDRLFKILEEIDNTYPLEVERVHVRVINVPRVVELRKIRSTEINKIIVVEGILTKQTPIKERIYKATFKHVHPECNQEFEWPEEGEMGEVINMPTVCPRCGKVGQFEIIPEKTRLIDWQKAIVQERPEEVPPGQLPRQLEAILEDDLVDSARPGDRVRLTGILVLKQDTLVKRGSRTVFDVYLKVISVEVSQKVLDEVEITEEDKKKILEIARDPWIKERVIASIAPSIYDHWEIKEAIALALFGGVPKLMPDGTRIRGDIHVLIIGDPGTAKSQLLQFASRVAPRSVYTTGKGATAAGLTAAVVREKNTGDYYLEAGALVLADGGIAVIDEIDKMREEDRVAIHEAMEQQTVSIAKAGIVAKLNARATIIAAGNPKFGRYIQERGVSENIDLPPTILSRFDLIFILIDKPGSEDQLLANHILNMHSTRSVKSSLLDIDFLKKYIAFARKYVNPQLDDEAKKLLADFYVEMRKKSADTPDSPILITPRQLEALIRLTEAYARMGLKQLATKEDAERAINIMRIFLEKVGLDVESGTIDIDTIMIGKPKSTREKMVKILEIIDTLAQSEGCAKVREVIKEAEREGIEKQNVDKIIADMRKSGLIYEVKPECYKKV, encoded by the coding sequence TTGGAAACTCAAGTTGACGTAGGAAGCTTGTTTGAAGACTTCTTAAAGAACTTCCAGAACCCACCAGGGAAGTTCAAATACGCTGAACAGCTAAACGAGATGGTTGCCTTCAGAAGGAGGAGCTTAACCGTAGACTTTAACGACTTGTTCTCGTTTAACGAGAGTCTGGCCAACGCGTTAATAAGTAATCCATTACAGACCCTCTCCGCCTTTGAGGACAGGCTATTCAAAATTCTCGAGGAAATAGATAACACCTATCCACTAGAAGTGGAGAGAGTACACGTAAGGGTAATAAACGTACCTAGGGTCGTGGAGCTCAGGAAGATTAGAAGCACTGAAATAAACAAGATAATTGTAGTTGAGGGCATACTGACAAAGCAGACTCCTATCAAGGAAAGGATATATAAGGCCACGTTTAAACACGTCCATCCCGAGTGTAACCAGGAGTTCGAGTGGCCAGAGGAAGGAGAGATGGGAGAAGTCATTAACATGCCCACAGTTTGTCCTAGGTGTGGTAAGGTAGGACAGTTTGAAATAATTCCCGAGAAGACCAGGCTAATAGACTGGCAAAAGGCTATCGTTCAAGAGAGGCCAGAGGAAGTACCTCCAGGACAGTTACCTAGACAACTGGAGGCAATACTTGAGGACGACCTAGTTGACTCAGCTAGGCCGGGCGATAGAGTAAGGCTCACCGGAATACTCGTGCTAAAACAGGACACCTTGGTCAAGAGAGGAAGTAGGACTGTATTTGACGTATACTTGAAGGTAATAAGCGTAGAGGTGTCTCAGAAAGTCCTAGACGAGGTTGAAATAACAGAGGAGGACAAGAAAAAGATCCTGGAGATAGCCAGGGATCCTTGGATAAAGGAAAGGGTGATAGCATCAATAGCCCCTTCAATTTACGATCACTGGGAGATAAAGGAAGCAATAGCGCTAGCGCTCTTCGGCGGAGTACCTAAGTTGATGCCGGACGGGACTAGGATAAGGGGGGACATACACGTGCTCATCATAGGCGATCCCGGTACTGCGAAATCTCAGCTACTACAGTTTGCCTCTAGGGTCGCACCTAGATCTGTCTACACCACAGGAAAGGGGGCCACGGCGGCCGGTCTTACAGCAGCTGTGGTAAGGGAGAAGAACACGGGGGACTACTACTTAGAGGCAGGAGCGTTAGTACTGGCTGACGGAGGTATAGCAGTTATTGACGAAATAGACAAGATGAGAGAGGAGGACAGGGTCGCAATACACGAGGCCATGGAACAGCAGACTGTATCAATAGCGAAGGCCGGAATAGTCGCTAAGCTAAACGCAAGGGCCACGATTATCGCAGCAGGCAATCCAAAGTTTGGAAGGTACATTCAGGAGAGGGGCGTATCGGAAAACATCGACCTCCCACCCACCATACTTTCCAGGTTTGACCTAATCTTCATATTAATAGATAAACCGGGATCAGAAGACCAGCTGTTGGCCAACCACATATTGAACATGCACTCGACTAGGTCTGTGAAGAGCTCTCTCCTAGACATAGACTTCCTCAAAAAGTACATAGCCTTTGCCAGGAAGTACGTAAACCCACAACTGGACGACGAGGCGAAGAAGCTGTTGGCGGACTTCTACGTAGAAATGAGGAAAAAGAGCGCAGATACCCCCGATTCGCCTATCCTCATAACGCCAAGACAGCTAGAGGCGCTCATTAGGCTGACCGAGGCTTACGCCAGGATGGGGCTAAAGCAGTTGGCCACAAAGGAGGACGCTGAGAGGGCAATAAACATTATGAGGATATTCTTGGAGAAAGTAGGGCTTGACGTTGAGTCAGGCACCATTGACATAGATACCATAATGATAGGCAAACCCAAGAGCACCAGGGAAAAGATGGTAAAGATCTTGGAAATAATTGACACTCTAGCTCAATCTGAGGGTTGTGCGAAGGTGAGAGAGGTGATAAAGGAGGCGGAAAGGGAAGGAATAGAGAAACAGAACGTCGATAAAATTATCGCAGACATGAGGAAAAGCGGGCTTATTTACGAAGTTAAACCGGAGTGCTACAAGAAGGTCTAA
- a CDS encoding DNA replication complex GINS family protein encodes MFKTKLRALKRLSLTQKQKVIVLDDSGQMDLGFYQISLYKGSENEIPLWLARELERLGKAKVNRPGLEDLGRLLFQEKQNVNVPASILKLDKDFYLLSKFLERELKSSNSLEDLEKLKRYYSVMKELSTIRLRKIIQLALLNINEQNLISRMSREEYLVYQTVSEIIKNYYGEIVGNSS; translated from the coding sequence GTGTTCAAAACTAAGTTAAGGGCTTTGAAAAGACTTTCGCTTACTCAGAAACAGAAAGTAATAGTTCTAGACGACAGTGGACAAATGGATCTGGGATTTTACCAGATCTCCTTGTACAAGGGGAGCGAGAACGAGATACCCCTTTGGCTGGCCAGAGAGCTCGAGAGGTTAGGTAAGGCAAAAGTGAATAGGCCAGGCCTAGAGGACTTGGGCAGGTTACTTTTCCAGGAGAAGCAAAACGTCAACGTCCCCGCGTCCATCCTCAAGCTGGACAAGGACTTCTATCTCCTTAGCAAATTCCTAGAGAGAGAATTAAAGAGCTCAAATAGCCTAGAGGACCTCGAAAAGCTAAAGAGGTACTATTCGGTCATGAAGGAGCTATCGACCATTAGGCTCAGGAAGATTATACAGCTAGCCCTCCTGAATATAAATGAACAAAACCTTATAAGTAGAATGAGCAGAGAAGAATATTTGGTATATCAGACTGTGAGCGAGATTATAAAGAATTACTACGGTGAGATAGTTGGAAACTCAAGTTGA
- a CDS encoding THUMP domain-containing protein, whose translation MTSKEVKLVITTAPSKGKKCVSEVLNRIILKDETAKAEEVVQNVVLVKTSLPSFEAYGLVISAPPSCARKIFPVLRSFPSSDVRAIIDEISELLLKSKVTKFFVNCYVRTSDFDCKVLEIGIGLRLKGIAEVDYKNPEKVVHVNVINGTAYVSLMGKDQEKVSVKSLS comes from the coding sequence ATGACTTCAAAGGAAGTTAAGCTTGTGATTACTACTGCTCCAAGTAAGGGAAAAAAGTGCGTCTCGGAGGTCTTAAACAGGATTATATTGAAAGATGAAACAGCCAAAGCTGAAGAGGTCGTTCAAAACGTAGTACTGGTTAAGACCTCCTTGCCTTCTTTTGAGGCCTACGGTCTCGTCATATCCGCCCCTCCCTCGTGCGCAAGGAAGATCTTTCCTGTGCTCAGATCCTTTCCTTCTAGCGATGTCAGGGCAATAATTGACGAGATATCTGAGCTCTTGCTTAAGTCAAAGGTTACTAAGTTCTTTGTGAACTGCTACGTAAGGACAAGCGATTTCGACTGTAAAGTCCTAGAGATAGGGATAGGCTTAAGACTTAAGGGAATCGCCGAGGTAGATTACAAGAACCCAGAGAAGGTCGTTCACGTGAACGTAATTAACGGCACGGCGTACGTCTCCCTCATGGGAAAGGATCAGGAAAAAGTTTCGGTTAAGAGTCTGAGTTAA
- a CDS encoding ORC1-type DNA replication protein gives MSDPMDIISSELNAPSVFREKAVLSPDYLPKRLLHREDKIRELTIAFKEVISDPGNTSVRAVIWGRTGTGKTATAKSFGKSFKEVVNKKGIKVEYVHINCHRQRTLYLLTLEVANTLKLPIPVRGLSSQEVFKVIHDYLDRRNMYVIVALDEFDYFVNTSSQEDVYFLVRLYDELSTAVKRISYIFIVRDLSYINSLDKSVKDHILRNIIEFKPYSSSELYDIMRDRVTEAFQENAVMAETIRYIADVNGFDKGGSGNARLSIETLELAGEIADREKSPVVTVEHAKLANSKLNQEASVILDEIGDLELHNLLLIKAVMNLTKKYRDDEFPMGKVEEEYQQVCRDLGEKPRRHTQVYEYVRRLRLMGVLSTRQSGRGLRGRTTLISLAFPVTQDLEDYVNKQIRVRINTREE, from the coding sequence ATGTCTGACCCTATGGATATTATAAGCTCAGAACTTAACGCTCCTTCTGTGTTTAGAGAAAAGGCTGTGCTCTCCCCAGACTACCTACCTAAGAGGCTTCTACATAGGGAGGACAAGATAAGGGAGCTCACAATAGCTTTTAAGGAAGTGATAAGTGACCCAGGGAACACTTCAGTTAGGGCAGTCATCTGGGGGAGGACGGGGACTGGAAAGACAGCCACCGCAAAGTCATTTGGGAAGAGCTTTAAGGAAGTCGTCAATAAGAAGGGAATTAAGGTAGAATACGTTCATATCAACTGTCACAGGCAGAGGACCCTTTACCTCCTTACCCTCGAAGTCGCCAACACGCTAAAGCTCCCCATACCCGTTAGGGGGCTGTCCTCCCAGGAGGTCTTTAAGGTCATCCACGACTACTTGGACAGAAGGAACATGTACGTGATTGTGGCCCTAGACGAGTTTGACTATTTCGTCAACACCTCCTCTCAAGAGGACGTATACTTCTTGGTAAGGCTTTATGACGAGCTGTCTACTGCAGTGAAGAGGATCAGTTACATCTTCATAGTAAGGGACTTGTCGTACATAAACTCCTTAGATAAGAGCGTGAAGGATCACATACTTAGAAACATAATAGAGTTCAAGCCCTATAGCTCTTCGGAGCTTTACGACATAATGCGCGATAGGGTGACAGAGGCTTTTCAGGAGAATGCTGTAATGGCCGAGACCATTAGGTATATAGCTGACGTGAACGGTTTCGACAAAGGAGGTAGTGGGAACGCAAGGCTGTCCATAGAAACCTTGGAGCTAGCGGGCGAAATAGCAGATAGGGAGAAGTCTCCAGTTGTCACGGTAGAACATGCTAAACTTGCTAACTCGAAACTGAACCAAGAGGCTAGCGTTATCCTCGACGAGATAGGCGACCTAGAGCTCCACAACCTCCTCCTCATAAAGGCTGTCATGAACCTCACGAAGAAGTATAGGGACGACGAGTTTCCGATGGGAAAGGTAGAAGAGGAGTACCAGCAGGTGTGCAGGGACCTTGGAGAGAAGCCAAGGAGGCACACTCAAGTCTATGAATACGTGAGGAGGTTGAGGCTAATGGGCGTTCTCAGTACGCGTCAAAGCGGTAGGGGCCTTAGGGGGAGGACAACGTTGATATCTCTCGCTTTTCCGGTCACGCAAGACCTCGAGGATTACGTGAACAAGCAGATTAGGGTGAGGATTAATACAAGAGAAGAATAG
- the moaC gene encoding cyclic pyranopterin monophosphate synthase MoaC, producing MSARMVDISPKDVVLREAVAEGYIKLKPNTIERIRKGEIEKGDVIAVAKVAGIMAAKKTPELLPMCHPIPLEYVNVEVELEEDKVKVRSTIRAHYKTGVEMEALTSVSVALLTVWDMTKQYEKDENGQYPSTSIEGIKIVSKVKSF from the coding sequence ATGAGCGCTAGGATGGTTGACATATCGCCTAAGGACGTAGTTTTAAGGGAGGCAGTAGCTGAGGGGTATATAAAGCTTAAGCCCAACACTATTGAGAGGATAAGGAAGGGGGAGATAGAGAAGGGCGATGTTATAGCGGTAGCAAAGGTCGCCGGAATCATGGCTGCAAAGAAGACTCCTGAATTGTTACCAATGTGTCACCCAATCCCCCTAGAGTACGTTAACGTTGAGGTAGAGCTAGAGGAAGACAAAGTTAAAGTCAGATCTACAATAAGGGCCCACTATAAGACAGGCGTGGAGATGGAAGCCTTAACTTCAGTCTCAGTTGCTTTGCTCACAGTATGGGATATGACGAAGCAATACGAAAAGGACGAAAACGGGCAATATCCTTCAACGTCTATAGAAGGGATAAAGATAGTGAGCAAGGTTAAGTCCTTCTAG
- a CDS encoding replication factor C large subunit — translation MSRVPWTIKYRPKSLNEIENQDDVKEQVKQWMDSWLKGKPEAKAILLYGPPGSGKTTLALTLARDYKMELLEMNASDSRNLTAIKNIAERAATSGSLFGTRGKIIFLDEVDGINTKEDTGAIPTILELIQKTKYPVIMAANDPWNPSLRELRNSAKMIEVKKLGKYALKRILTKICQNEKIECEDEALSSIIDLSDGDARYAINILQSVAEGYKKVTKKLVEEISKRKESELDPFETLRSVFWAKYAWQAKNAVTSSQVDYDLLIKWFSENIPLQYSNMEDVWRAYDALSRASIFLTRAKLSDWGLLSYVFDLMGPGVALAEKGKGKPGWKARWVKYQFPQTIQLLSKTKETREIMNSILEKIGKRMHSSTQKILNDVYPFFTQYYDEKMGEKLDLSPRERDYVINLRGRREETGDQPEEKRTKRSYKRYTRRT, via the coding sequence ATGAGTAGGGTTCCTTGGACAATAAAGTACAGACCTAAAAGTTTGAACGAAATCGAGAACCAGGATGACGTAAAGGAGCAAGTAAAACAGTGGATGGACTCGTGGCTAAAGGGAAAACCTGAGGCAAAGGCAATATTACTTTACGGCCCTCCAGGCTCAGGCAAGACGACGCTTGCACTAACCTTGGCACGCGATTACAAAATGGAACTCCTTGAGATGAACGCCAGTGACAGCAGAAACTTAACTGCAATAAAGAACATCGCTGAAAGGGCAGCTACTAGTGGTTCCTTGTTCGGAACTAGGGGAAAGATCATATTCTTGGACGAGGTTGATGGAATTAACACAAAGGAGGACACGGGAGCCATACCTACTATCCTTGAGCTAATACAGAAGACAAAGTACCCCGTGATAATGGCCGCTAACGACCCTTGGAATCCCTCGCTAAGAGAACTGAGGAACTCTGCCAAGATGATAGAAGTGAAGAAACTTGGAAAGTACGCCTTAAAGAGGATACTAACTAAAATATGTCAAAACGAAAAAATAGAGTGCGAAGATGAAGCGCTTAGCTCAATCATAGACCTAAGTGATGGGGACGCTAGATACGCAATAAATATCCTTCAATCGGTAGCGGAAGGATACAAAAAGGTAACGAAAAAACTAGTAGAGGAAATATCCAAAAGGAAGGAAAGCGAGCTTGACCCCTTCGAGACACTGAGGAGCGTCTTCTGGGCCAAGTACGCTTGGCAGGCAAAGAACGCCGTGACTAGTTCACAAGTCGATTACGACCTACTCATTAAGTGGTTCTCGGAAAACATACCCCTCCAGTACAGCAACATGGAGGACGTATGGAGGGCATATGACGCACTCTCTAGGGCTTCGATCTTCTTAACTAGGGCAAAGCTCTCCGACTGGGGGCTATTAAGCTACGTATTTGACCTCATGGGCCCCGGTGTGGCGCTGGCGGAAAAGGGGAAGGGGAAGCCAGGGTGGAAAGCCAGATGGGTAAAATATCAGTTCCCTCAAACAATACAACTTCTCTCCAAAACGAAAGAAACAAGGGAAATAATGAACTCAATTCTGGAAAAAATCGGAAAAAGGATGCATTCATCAACGCAGAAGATACTCAATGACGTATATCCCTTCTTTACGCAATACTACGACGAGAAAATGGGAGAAAAACTCGACCTCTCACCTCGAGAGAGGGACTACGTCATAAACTTGAGAGGAAGAAGAGAAGAAACCGGAGATCAACCAGAAGAGAAGCGCACAAAGAGATCCTATAAGAGGTACACTAGAAGGACTTAA
- a CDS encoding replication factor C small subunit has product MVEASEEVLWAEKYRPRTLDDIVNQTDIVNRLKKFVQEKNMPHLLFAGPPGTGKTTAALALVHDLYGENYEQFFLELNASDERGIDVIRNKVKEFARTMIPSNVPFKVILLDEADNMTADAQQALRRTMELYTETTRFILACNYLSKIIDPIQSRTALFRFYPLKKEDVVVRLEYIAKNEKVSYDPKALETIYEITMGDMRKSINILQAASSYGKVTVESVYKVLGFAQPKEVRDMLNLALKGKFLDAREKLRSLIVTYGLSGEDIVKQVHRELTSNEIPIPEELRVLLMDYVGEVEFRIIEGADDEIQLSSLLAKIAIYGNKYLGNSNE; this is encoded by the coding sequence ATGGTAGAAGCTAGCGAGGAGGTTTTGTGGGCTGAGAAATACAGACCTAGGACACTTGACGACATAGTTAACCAGACTGATATAGTGAATAGGTTGAAGAAATTCGTCCAAGAGAAGAACATGCCTCACCTTCTCTTCGCAGGGCCTCCAGGTACTGGAAAGACCACTGCGGCCTTAGCTTTAGTGCACGACCTCTACGGTGAGAACTACGAGCAGTTCTTTCTTGAACTGAACGCCAGTGATGAAAGGGGTATAGACGTGATCAGAAACAAGGTAAAGGAGTTCGCCAGAACAATGATACCTTCTAACGTCCCATTCAAGGTAATTCTACTGGACGAGGCGGACAACATGACGGCAGATGCTCAACAAGCGCTCAGGAGAACTATGGAGCTATACACAGAGACCACTAGATTCATTCTAGCATGCAACTACTTGAGCAAGATAATTGACCCAATACAGTCGAGGACAGCCCTATTTAGGTTCTACCCCCTGAAGAAGGAGGACGTAGTTGTGAGACTGGAATACATAGCTAAGAACGAGAAAGTGTCCTACGACCCAAAGGCCCTTGAGACGATCTACGAAATCACAATGGGGGACATGAGGAAGTCCATCAATATACTCCAAGCAGCGTCGTCGTACGGTAAGGTCACAGTTGAGTCGGTGTACAAAGTATTGGGGTTCGCCCAGCCTAAGGAAGTAAGGGACATGTTAAACCTCGCACTTAAGGGAAAGTTCTTAGACGCTAGGGAAAAGCTGAGGTCTCTCATTGTGACCTATGGTCTCTCCGGGGAGGACATAGTCAAGCAAGTTCACAGGGAGCTTACCTCCAACGAGATCCCGATCCCAGAGGAACTCAGGGTACTTCTGATGGACTACGTAGGCGAAGTCGAGTTTAGAATTATTGAAGGCGCAGACGACGAAATACAACTATCCAGCCTACTTGCGAAAATAGCGATTTACGGCAACAAGTACCTAGGTAATAGCAATGAGTAG
- a CDS encoding YbhB/YbcL family Raf kinase inhibitor-like protein translates to MEVKSVFKNGEPIPTKYTCDGENVSPPLQWDKVENAKTYAVIVEDPDAPGGTFYHWVIYNLKVNSLPDGVKRRSELGIQGLNDFGEVGYGGPCPPRTHGPHRYYFNVYALDIELPAKRDVTAEKLKEMMNGHVIDRGSIMGTYKRK, encoded by the coding sequence ATGGAAGTAAAGTCGGTTTTCAAGAACGGAGAGCCTATCCCCACAAAGTACACGTGCGATGGCGAGAACGTTTCACCTCCTCTCCAATGGGACAAAGTGGAGAATGCCAAGACTTACGCTGTTATTGTAGAGGATCCTGATGCCCCTGGAGGAACTTTCTATCACTGGGTTATTTATAACTTGAAGGTAAATTCCCTGCCAGATGGGGTTAAGAGAAGGTCCGAGCTCGGAATTCAAGGTCTAAATGACTTCGGAGAAGTGGGGTATGGAGGGCCTTGTCCCCCGAGAACCCATGGGCCCCACAGATACTACTTTAACGTCTATGCGTTGGACATAGAACTTCCCGCAAAGCGCGACGTGACTGCCGAGAAGTTGAAGGAGATGATGAACGGCCACGTCATAGATAGGGGCTCAATAATGGGAACTTACAAGAGGAAGTGA
- the psmB gene encoding archaeal proteasome endopeptidase complex subunit beta, with product METKIKVLKGTTTVGVVARDSVVLAADRRASAGFFVANKMVRKILYVTDKIGVTTAGSVADLQFIYNILKNLYHYNYVAGNRPTTVKALATYLANLLSQNKYFPYVVQILLGGFDNAPRLFNLDYFGDMTEEKYVATGSGSPVAMGVLEDGYSENISGDEAMDLAARAVLAAIKRDSYTGTGVIVTKIDTTGHVEKEVYPNKKI from the coding sequence ATGGAAACTAAGATTAAAGTTCTCAAGGGCACCACAACTGTTGGCGTAGTGGCAAGGGACTCGGTAGTCCTAGCAGCTGACAGGAGGGCAAGCGCGGGTTTCTTTGTTGCAAACAAGATGGTAAGGAAAATACTTTACGTTACAGACAAAATAGGGGTCACTACAGCTGGGAGTGTTGCAGACCTTCAATTTATCTACAATATATTAAAGAACTTGTACCACTACAACTACGTTGCTGGGAATAGACCTACTACGGTAAAAGCGCTAGCAACTTATTTGGCTAACCTTCTTTCCCAGAACAAGTATTTTCCTTACGTTGTCCAGATCCTTTTAGGCGGTTTTGACAACGCGCCCCGGCTGTTTAACCTAGACTATTTCGGCGACATGACGGAGGAGAAGTACGTAGCTACTGGATCAGGATCTCCAGTAGCAATGGGCGTCTTAGAAGACGGGTATAGCGAAAACATAAGCGGTGACGAGGCTATGGATCTGGCAGCCAGAGCAGTTCTAGCCGCGATTAAAAGAGACTCATATACCGGAACCGGGGTCATAGTCACCAAGATAGACACTACAGGACATGTAGAGAAAGAAGTTTACCCAAATAAGAAGATTTAA
- a CDS encoding DUF1641 domain-containing protein, whose amino-acid sequence MDNLLTGDKILTVNHLMNLLEKLDKLGLIDVVSGILDDEEYLGKIMGAIVNDRTIALASNWNNLVELLDMLSNETTKENMQFAMNMISQLRKSGIVDPLLGLLNDEEYMSKIMGAIVNDKVLSLLGRWNSLVELLDVVTNDDNLASIKKVLGLLSDLQRSGILDPIAGILKDEETIGKVVSGLVNDFTLNLLNNWDQIMKDLSKLNLENFKYYTVLVNEIGDAIKTESVKPLGLMGLLSALRDPDVQKGVGLVISILKHIGRNYNSM is encoded by the coding sequence TTGGATAACCTCCTAACTGGAGACAAAATCCTCACTGTAAACCACCTTATGAATCTTTTAGAGAAATTAGACAAGCTAGGCCTCATAGACGTAGTAAGCGGAATCCTTGACGACGAGGAGTACCTAGGAAAAATAATGGGAGCTATAGTTAACGACAGGACTATTGCTCTGGCGAGTAATTGGAACAATTTAGTCGAATTACTGGACATGCTCTCTAACGAGACTACCAAGGAGAACATGCAGTTCGCAATGAACATGATATCCCAGTTGAGAAAGTCGGGCATAGTTGACCCACTGCTTGGCTTACTAAACGACGAAGAGTACATGAGCAAAATAATGGGAGCTATAGTTAACGACAAAGTCCTTAGCTTGCTAGGAAGATGGAATAGCCTTGTAGAGCTATTAGACGTAGTAACCAACGACGACAATTTAGCGTCGATCAAGAAAGTCCTAGGCCTCCTAAGTGACCTGCAAAGGTCTGGAATCCTTGACCCAATTGCCGGGATTCTAAAGGACGAAGAGACCATCGGTAAGGTAGTCTCGGGACTAGTTAACGACTTCACCTTAAACTTGTTAAACAACTGGGATCAGATAATGAAAGACCTAAGTAAGCTGAACTTAGAGAACTTTAAGTACTACACAGTGTTAGTAAACGAGATAGGCGATGCGATTAAGACAGAGTCGGTAAAGCCTCTAGGTCTTATGGGATTGTTGTCCGCATTGAGGGACCCTGATGTACAAAAAGGAGTAGGACTAGTCATATCAATTCTCAAGCATATAGGTAGGAACTACAATAGCATGTGA
- a CDS encoding NAD(P)/FAD-dependent oxidoreductase, with amino-acid sequence MTKVLVLGARFGGLTTAYTLKRLIGSTAEIKVINQSRFSYFRPALPHVAIGVRDVEELKIDLAQALPEKGIKFQEGKVQKIDARSSKVIYTKPDGSTEEEDYDYVIVGIGAHLATELVKGWDQYGYSVCEPEFATKLRERLKDFKGGNITIGSGPFYQGHNPKPKVPENFVPNADSACEGPVFEMSLMLHGYFKKKGMLDKVHITVYSPGEYLSDLSPQSRKTVASIYGQLGIKLVHNFRLKEIREHEVVDEKGNKLESDLSILLPPYTGNPALKNSTPDLVDDGGFIPTDLNMVSLKYDNVYAVGDSNAITVPKLGYLAVMTGRIAAQHLANRLGIQTKVDSYYPTIVCVADNPLEGYAVNVKDDTWYGGNVSVAEPAAVNHLKKELFTKYFMWTKGDMALEKFLASW; translated from the coding sequence ATGACCAAGGTGTTAGTTTTAGGAGCTAGATTTGGAGGTCTAACTACCGCATACACATTAAAGAGGTTAATAGGAAGCACAGCTGAGATTAAAGTGATAAACCAGAGCAGGTTCTCGTACTTCAGGCCAGCACTTCCCCACGTTGCAATAGGAGTTAGAGACGTGGAGGAACTCAAAATAGACCTTGCCCAAGCTCTGCCGGAGAAAGGCATAAAGTTCCAGGAGGGTAAAGTGCAGAAGATAGATGCTAGGTCAAGCAAGGTAATATACACCAAGCCCGATGGCTCAACTGAGGAAGAGGACTACGACTACGTGATAGTTGGAATCGGAGCTCACTTGGCTACAGAACTTGTAAAGGGATGGGACCAATACGGCTACAGCGTATGTGAGCCAGAATTTGCCACTAAGCTTAGGGAGAGGCTGAAGGACTTCAAAGGAGGGAACATTACCATCGGCTCGGGTCCCTTCTACCAAGGCCACAACCCGAAGCCCAAGGTCCCCGAGAACTTCGTGCCTAACGCTGACTCAGCATGCGAAGGCCCTGTATTTGAAATGTCCCTAATGCTGCACGGGTACTTCAAGAAGAAGGGGATGTTGGACAAGGTTCACATAACCGTGTACTCGCCAGGCGAGTACTTATCTGACTTATCACCGCAGTCCAGGAAGACTGTAGCTTCTATCTACGGCCAGCTGGGAATAAAGCTGGTTCATAACTTTAGACTTAAGGAAATAAGAGAGCATGAGGTTGTTGACGAAAAGGGGAACAAGCTAGAATCTGACCTTAGCATTCTCCTCCCACCATACACTGGTAACCCTGCCCTAAAGAACTCCACTCCAGACCTAGTAGACGACGGAGGGTTCATCCCAACTGATCTGAACATGGTCTCATTAAAGTACGACAACGTATACGCAGTTGGCGACTCAAACGCAATTACCGTACCAAAACTAGGCTATCTCGCAGTGATGACGGGTAGAATAGCAGCACAGCACTTGGCAAACAGGCTGGGCATACAGACAAAGGTGGACAGCTATTATCCAACTATTGTATGCGTAGCCGATAACCCACTGGAGGGCTACGCGGTAAACGTTAAGGACGACACTTGGTACGGCGGAAACGTGTCCGTGGCGGAGCCTGCTGCTGTGAACCACTTGAAGAAAGAGCTATTCACCAAGTACTTCATGTGGACAAAGGGAGACATGGCCCTAGAGAAGTTCCTGGCCAGCTGGTGA